Proteins co-encoded in one Octopus sinensis linkage group LG6, ASM634580v1, whole genome shotgun sequence genomic window:
- the LOC115213046 gene encoding zinc finger protein 2-like, protein MEKMLHTQAKCHRCEVCGKILSNNFKLLAHNRTHTGEKPYSCETCGKAFSHYGSFVVHKRVHTGERPYHCEICGKTFSYIGHLTRHKRSHTGERPYVCTVCGKTFPDVTRFSDHKRIHTGEKPYQCEFCGKTFTLKNQLKVHKRIHTGDRPYHCDVCGRSFAQNAHLTGHKRTHTGEKSFHCEICGKSFTQNSSLSVHKYTHLEEKPYNCDICGKAFSHNRLLSNHARTHTEVKRYQCEICGKAFHRKSALSVHKRSHTGEKPYKCALCEKTFSRSGSLAVHVRIHTGEKPYHCDLCGKLFSGKSSLSDHLHFHSRRKSYHCEVCGKTFSQGRTLIIHKRIHTGVKPYQCDTCDKGFSKKCYLLHHKCIQIKKESQIL, encoded by the coding sequence ATGGAAAAAATGTTACACACACAGGCAAAATGTCACAGATGTGAAGTTTGTGGGAAAATATTATCTAACAATTTTAAATTATTGGCTCACAACCGTACTCATACGGGTGAGAAACCATACAGTTGTGAAACCTGTGGGAAAGCATTTTCACATTATGGCTCCTTTGTAGTACATAAACGTGTTCACACAGGAGAAAGACCATACCACTgtgaaatttgtggtaaaacattttcttaCATTGGTCACTTGACAAGACATAAACGGAGCCATACTGGAGAACGTCCATACGTTTGTACGGTTTGTGGGAAAACATTCCCCGATGTTACTCGTTTTTCagatcataaacgtattcacacaggggaaAAGCCTTACCAATGTGAATTTTGTGGAAAAACATTTACTCTGAAAAACCAGCTAAAAGTTCATAAGCGAATTCATACGGGTGACAGACCTTACCATTGTGATGTTTGTGGGAGGTCATTTGCTCAGAACGCTCACTTGACCGGTCATAAACGtactcacacaggagaaaaatcattccactgtgaaatttgtggtaaatcctttaCGCAAAATAGTAGCTTATCTGTTCATAAATATACTCACCTTGAAGAAAAACCATacaactgtgatatttgtgggaaaGCCTTTTCTCATAATCGTTTGTTATCAAATCATGCACGTACCCACACAGAAGTTAAACGATACCAATGTGAAATCTGCGGGAAAGCCTTTCATCGAAAGAGTGCCCTTTCAGTTCATAAACGTAGtcacacaggtgagaagccatacaaATGTGCACTTTGTGAGAAAACATTTTCTCGAAGTGGGAGCCTTGCAGTTCATGTACGCATTCACACTGGTgaaaagccataccattgtgactTGTGTGGCAAATTATTCTCTGGAAAGAGTAGTCTTTCAGATCATCTACATTTTCACTCCAGGAGAAAATCATACCACTGTGAAGTATGTGGCAAAACATTTTCTCAGGGTCGTACCTTAATTAttcataaacgcattcatacaggagtgaAGCCCTACCAATGTGATACTTGTGATAAAGGATTTtctaaaaaatgttatttattgcATCATAAGTGTATTCAGATTAAAAAAGAATCACAAATTTTGTGA
- the LOC115212878 gene encoding zinc finger protein 708-like, whose translation MEETYIYCEIHPDSDTIIDKTPYRCRICGEAFSSNDSLKRHKETHGEKPYKCYICGKAFSRNCHLTVHNYSHTGEKSYGCDICGRAFATSSSLNVHSHIHTGEKQYKCDICGKAFLRNNELSFHKYSHTGEKPFKCDVCDRAFIRSNSLKRHKLTHTGEKPYKCDICDKEFSRNHDLSVHIYSHTEEKPYKCDFCGKEFSRNYSDIANLLFIFPFRIKYSVFTFTYLKCDLKSYRMSQGKFNSE comes from the exons ATGGAGGAAACATATATCTATTGTGAAATTCATCCTGACAGTGATACAATTATTGACAAAACACCATACCGCTGTAGAATTTGTGGAGAAGCATTCAGTAGCAATGATTCTTTAAAACGTCATAAAGAAACTCATGGTGAGAAACCATACAAATGTTATATCTGTGGAAAAGCGTTTTCTAGAAACTGTCATCTTACAGTTCATAACTATAGTCATACCGGTGAAAAATCATACGGTTGTGATATATGTGGAAGAGCATTTGCAACGAGTAGTTCACTAAATGTTCATAGTcatattcatactggtgaaaaacaatataaatgtgatatttgtgggaaaGCTTTTCTTAGAAACAACGAACTTTCATTTCATAAATATagtcatactggtgaaaaaccattcaAATGTGACGTTTGTGACAGAGCATTTATTAGAAGTAATTCTTTAAAACGCCATAAACTTactcatactggtgaaaaaccgtATAAATGTGACATTTGTGATAAAGAGTTTTCTAGAAACCATGACCTTTCTGTTCACATATACAGTCACACTGAAGAAAAGCCTTATAAGTGTGACTTTTGTGGAAAAGAATTTTCTAGAAACT ATTCGGATATtgcaaatttgctttttatatttcccTTTCGCATTAAATACTCTGTTTTTACGTTCACCTATTTAAAATGCGATTTAAAAAGTTACAGAATGTCTCAAGGAAAATTTAACAGCGAATAA
- the LOC115213493 gene encoding zinc finger protein 726-like, producing the protein MVQTPEKLYKCEVYVKTVSQKNLLPADECVKIKGTYYYCEFCRKVLSTGEELNAHKLIHSGERPYPCEDCGEAFAQSSELSSHKQDVHVKNKRKHCEICGKSFSKNSHLSSHIRTVHLGEKPYHCEICGKSFTTAFGLSSHQILHTGNKPYICEICGLAFSFYSNLAGHKRIHTGEKRHRCEICGKKFSRNCDLSVHKCIHTDEKPFCCNICGKAFSRNSSLKVHKYTHTGEKPYKCDICGKAFPRNQDLSVHKYAHTGKKPHHCNICGEAFSRKSSLKVHTYTHTGEKPYKCDICEKAFPRNHDLSVHKYSHTNEKPYHCSICRKGFCRSDSLKRHRYTHTGEKPYKCDICGKAFSRNCDLSVHKYLHTGENPYHCSICGEVFASNSSLKVHKYTHSEEKPYKCEICGKAFPRNYDLSVHKYSHTGEKPYNCDICGKSFSRNDSLKRHKFSHTGEKPYKCDICDRTFSRNCDLSVHKYSHIGGNLQT; encoded by the coding sequence ATGGTTCAAACACCAGAGAAACTATACAAATGTGAAGTTTATGTGAAAACAGTTTCTCAAAAGAATCTTCTGCCTGCAGATGAATGTGTTAAGATCAAGGGAACGTATTACTATTGTGAGTTTTGTAGGAAAGTTCTTTCTACTGGTGAAGAATTAAATGCTCATAAACTCATTCATTCAGGAGAAAGACCTTACCCATGTGAAGATTGTGGGGAAGCATTTGCTCAAAGTAGTGAGTTATCATCTCATAAGCAGGATGTTCATGTGAAAAACAAACGCAAGcactgtgaaatatgtggaaaatccTTTTCCAAAAACAGTCATCTCTCGAGTCATATACGTACTGTTCATCTGGGAGAAAAGCCTTACCactgtgaaatttgtgggaaatcATTTACAACAGCATTTGGTTTATCAAGCCATCAGATTCTCCATACAGGAAATAAAccttatatttgtgaaatttgtggGTTGGCATTTTCATTTTACAGTAACTTGGCcggacataaacgtattcatactggtgagaaacgaCATCgctgtgaaatttgtgggaaaaaaTTTTCTAGGAACTGTGACCTTTCGgtgcacaaatgtattcatactgATGAAAAGCCATTTTGCTGTAATATCTGTGGGAAAGCATTTTCTAGAAATAGTTCATTAAAAgttcacaaatacactcatactggtgaaaaaccatataaatgtgatatttgtggaaaaGCATTTCCCAGAAATCAAGACCTTTCAGttcataaatatgcacatactgGTAAAAAACCGCATCATTGTAATATTTGTGGAGAGGCATTTTCTAGAAAGAGTTCATTAAAAgttcacacatatactcatacggGTGAAAAACCATACAAATGTGATATTTGCGAAAAAGCATTTCCAAGAAACCATGATCTTTCAGTTCATAAATATAGCCATACtaatgaaaaaccatatcattgtagtATTTGTAGAAAAGGATTTTGTAGAAGTGATTCTTTAAAACGTCATAGATACACTcacactggtgaaaaaccatataaatgtgatatttgtgggaaaGCCTTTTCTAGAAATTGTGATCTTTCAgttcataaatatttgcatactGGTGAAAATCCATATCATTGTAGCATTTGTGGAGAAGTATTTGCTAGTAATAGTTCGTTAAAAGTTCATAAATATACTCATTCTGAAGAGAAACCATACAAATGCGAGATTTGTGGAAAAGCATTTCCCAGAAATTATGACCTTTCAGTTCATAAATATAGCCATACCGGTGAAAAGCCATACAATTGTGACATTTGTGGGAAATCATTTTCAAGAAATGATTCTTTAAAACGTCATAAATTTtcacatactggagaaaaaccatacaaatgtgatatttgtgaCAGAACATTTTCTAGAAACTGTGACCTTTCAGTTCATAAATACAGTCATATTGGTGGAAACCTACAAACATGA